From Aristaeella lactis, the proteins below share one genomic window:
- a CDS encoding acyl-CoA thioesterase, with protein sequence MKHKVQYYETDMMGVAHHANYIHWMEEARIEFMDRIGFPYKRMEAEGVLSPVKGMNIKYLKPCTFGDEVEIVTEVGNFNGVVLTMTYDMRVNGEPVFSGSSEHVFLDREGRFVRMKKVMPEFCEAIDRRKENP encoded by the coding sequence ATGAAACATAAGGTGCAGTATTATGAAACGGATATGATGGGCGTGGCCCATCATGCCAATTATATTCACTGGATGGAAGAAGCCCGGATCGAGTTTATGGACAGAATCGGTTTTCCTTACAAGCGGATGGAGGCGGAAGGCGTCCTGTCCCCGGTAAAGGGAATGAACATCAAGTACCTGAAGCCATGCACATTCGGCGATGAAGTGGAAATCGTCACAGAGGTCGGGAATTTCAACGGCGTTGTGCTTACGATGACGTATGATATGCGGGTGAACGGGGAACCGGTCTTTTCCGGCTCGTCGGAGCATGTATTCCTGGACCGCGAAGGCAGGTTTGTCCGGATGAAAAAGGTTATGCCGGAGTTCTGCGAGGCGATCGACCGCCGGAAGGAAAACCCCTGA
- a CDS encoding M42 family metallopeptidase translates to MKDLTQYTDFLVRETETLLNIDSPTGYTENAAAWVRDEFAKLGFDARLTRKGGVLVFLGGPAEEDNGLLLEAHTDTLGGMVAEVKGNGRLRLTNLGGMNPNNAETENVRVVTKSGKICEGTFQLCNASLHVNKEYNDTKRTWDTCEVVLDENVKSKEDTEKLGIAVGDIVCFEPNVRITDTGYIKSRFLDDKLSVGILLGLAKYIRDEKITLKRAIYAHITVYEEVGHGGAGNVPDCCAEAISVDMGCVGEGLQCTERQVSICAKDSGGPYSYPVVTGLIEAAKKSGADYAVDIYPSYGSDVEATLGAGNDLRHGLIGAGVYASHGYERSHRRGAENTLRLLIAYALEN, encoded by the coding sequence ATGAAAGACCTGACTCAATACACCGATTTCCTGGTCAGGGAAACGGAAACACTCCTGAATATAGATTCTCCCACCGGCTATACCGAGAACGCTGCGGCGTGGGTCCGGGATGAATTTGCCAAACTCGGTTTTGACGCCAGACTGACCCGGAAGGGCGGCGTACTGGTATTCCTGGGCGGTCCGGCTGAGGAGGACAACGGACTGCTGCTGGAAGCCCATACGGACACGCTGGGCGGCATGGTTGCGGAAGTGAAAGGGAACGGACGGCTCCGGCTGACCAACCTGGGCGGGATGAACCCGAACAATGCCGAGACGGAAAACGTACGCGTTGTCACAAAATCCGGAAAGATCTGTGAGGGTACTTTCCAGCTTTGCAACGCGTCCCTGCATGTCAACAAGGAATACAATGACACCAAACGCACATGGGATACCTGCGAGGTCGTGCTGGACGAGAATGTCAAATCAAAGGAGGATACCGAAAAGCTGGGGATCGCGGTGGGCGATATCGTCTGCTTCGAGCCTAATGTCCGGATCACTGACACGGGCTATATCAAATCCCGCTTCCTGGATGATAAGCTGAGCGTCGGTATTTTGCTGGGACTGGCCAAATATATCCGGGATGAAAAGATCACACTGAAACGCGCCATCTATGCACACATTACTGTTTATGAAGAAGTGGGACACGGCGGTGCCGGCAATGTTCCGGACTGCTGTGCCGAAGCTATTTCCGTGGATATGGGCTGTGTCGGTGAGGGGCTGCAGTGTACGGAGAGACAGGTATCTATCTGCGCAAAGGACAGCGGCGGACCCTACAGCTATCCGGTTGTGACAGGACTGATCGAAGCGGCGAAGAAAAGCGGAGCTGACTATGCCGTTGATATCTATCCGAGCTATGGCAGCGACGTGGAAGCAACACTCGGCGCCGGAAATGATCTTCGCCACGGTCTGATCGGCGCGGGCGTATACGCGTCCCATGGCTACGAACGCAGTCACAGGCGGGGCGCGGAAAACACCCTGCGCCTGCTGATCGCCTACGCGCTTGAAAACTGA
- a CDS encoding DUF4317 domain-containing protein: protein MNQRDLAEIKRRLNPDKRNPSLICGCYIDYIGNPITSFSVPVASLYEQENEKYMSIFKKVLSGQLGQALNPIALPAESCGLLMKVRDTGMRDEAVMQELFTKLISGIRAEHPDMQSVEDAQTADNWLILLLHDDLDVRKRDTNDEIDYENSDRSFSYCLCAVCPVKRDKPALRYVPADGLFHERPPEWLAGVPVMGFLFPLYESGAADVNNLLFFSRDCNDAHEAFLKAAFNADAVMPAVEQTENFQSLLAQTLGTECSLDVVQEMHEVVSTMIEEQEKDAEPLMLSKQDVARVLTDGGVSPERVEAFQDGFDKTFGTGAALPAVNVVTPKQFKVDLPSVSIKVDPKQADLLETRVIDGRSYLLIPIDGDIAVNGQPVFANK from the coding sequence ATGAACCAGCGTGACCTTGCTGAAATTAAACGGAGGCTGAATCCTGACAAGCGCAACCCCTCCCTGATCTGCGGCTGCTATATTGACTATATCGGAAATCCGATCACAAGTTTTTCAGTCCCTGTCGCTTCCCTGTATGAGCAGGAAAACGAAAAATACATGTCCATCTTCAAAAAAGTGCTTTCCGGCCAGCTTGGGCAGGCACTGAATCCGATCGCCCTTCCGGCGGAAAGCTGCGGCCTTCTCATGAAGGTCCGGGATACCGGAATGAGGGATGAAGCGGTTATGCAGGAGCTCTTCACCAAACTGATCTCCGGCATCCGTGCGGAACATCCCGACATGCAGTCTGTCGAGGATGCGCAGACAGCGGATAACTGGCTGATCCTGCTGCTCCATGACGATCTGGATGTCCGGAAACGTGATACAAACGATGAGATCGATTATGAGAATTCCGACCGTTCCTTCAGCTACTGCCTCTGTGCCGTCTGCCCGGTAAAGCGGGACAAGCCGGCCCTGAGATATGTCCCCGCGGACGGTCTGTTCCATGAGCGGCCGCCGGAATGGCTTGCCGGCGTGCCCGTGATGGGTTTTCTCTTCCCGCTGTATGAAAGCGGTGCCGCGGATGTGAATAATCTGCTCTTCTTCAGCAGGGACTGCAACGATGCGCATGAAGCCTTCCTGAAGGCTGCTTTCAACGCCGATGCGGTGATGCCCGCCGTGGAGCAGACGGAAAACTTCCAGTCCCTTCTGGCCCAGACGCTGGGAACTGAATGCTCCCTGGATGTGGTGCAGGAAATGCACGAGGTCGTTTCCACCATGATCGAGGAACAGGAAAAGGACGCTGAGCCGCTGATGCTCTCCAAGCAGGATGTTGCCCGGGTTCTGACGGACGGAGGCGTATCTCCGGAACGGGTTGAGGCATTCCAGGACGGGTTTGACAAAACCTTCGGAACCGGTGCGGCACTTCCTGCGGTAAACGTGGTAACGCCCAAACAGTTCAAGGTGGACCTGCCCAGTGTGTCCATCAAAGTCGATCCCAAACAGGCGGATCTTCTCGAAACCCGGGTCATTGACGGCCGCAGTTACCTGCTGATCCCGATTGACGGAGATATTGCGGTGAACGGCCAGCCTGTCTTTGCGAATAAATAA
- a CDS encoding helix-turn-helix domain-containing protein: MAYCGVLDNLMELNGKPVDLSRLEEGIIIAGDEQLDADELITDEEKRQVFNENAIRTKAELLDEIDRRIKLINKEGKDNARHSPEFYHRYKRLIEQFRTEVEKRTFPNKLEDWWEYLYDIHSTGIVLKMSHTSSFDIYKDDTVAVLTDTVFTLLRVKTKLLTVEQFAQAYGVTATTVRQWIRRGKIRTAIKQGSEWRIPELAEIMERGYTSGHYARKEFLTDMPSEYAFFNDYDYVDIRQNEKHKELYDLCFSKKFDSTKIPREEWDKYYKEIQLDQKEREKFELYLISSPFVESSEE, encoded by the coding sequence ATGGCTTACTGTGGAGTGCTGGATAATCTGATGGAATTAAACGGAAAACCGGTTGATCTGAGCAGATTGGAAGAAGGAATTATTATCGCCGGAGACGAGCAGCTTGATGCAGATGAGTTGATCACCGATGAAGAAAAAAGACAGGTTTTTAACGAAAACGCTATACGGACCAAAGCAGAACTGCTGGATGAGATCGATCGGCGAATAAAGCTGATCAATAAGGAAGGCAAGGATAATGCAAGACATTCTCCTGAGTTTTATCACAGATACAAAAGGCTGATAGAACAATTCAGAACTGAAGTGGAAAAGAGAACTTTTCCGAACAAACTGGAGGACTGGTGGGAGTATTTATATGATATTCACAGTACCGGTATCGTATTGAAAATGTCACATACCAGTTCATTTGATATTTATAAGGATGATACGGTTGCTGTACTTACAGATACCGTATTTACGCTGCTGCGTGTTAAGACAAAACTATTGACTGTGGAACAATTTGCCCAGGCATACGGTGTGACAGCAACAACAGTAAGACAATGGATCAGGCGGGGTAAGATCCGTACCGCAATTAAACAGGGAAGCGAATGGAGGATTCCGGAGCTCGCTGAAATCATGGAAAGAGGATACACGAGCGGGCATTATGCACGGAAAGAGTTCCTGACAGATATGCCTTCTGAATATGCATTCTTTAATGATTATGATTATGTGGATATCCGTCAGAACGAAAAACATAAGGAACTGTATGATCTCTGTTTCAGCAAAAAGTTTGACTCAACAAAGATCCCCAGAGAAGAATGGGATAAATACTATAAAGAAATCCAACTGGATCAGAAGGAACGGGAAAAATTTGAACTGTATTTAATCAGCAGTCCTTTTGTCGAATCATCCGAAGAATGA
- a CDS encoding methylated-DNA--[protein]-cysteine S-methyltransferase, giving the protein MDYTYSYLSPLGGITLASDGNILTGLWFDGQKYFGSTLPAVHREQALPVFDETVRWLDIYFSGKIPDFTPPLALPASPFRKMVWEILLTIPYGRTMTYGEIAAEVAKRSGTCRMSAQAVGGAVGRNPISLIIPCHRVIGASGKLTGYAGGLDKKIRLLQMEQTVLRSSIP; this is encoded by the coding sequence ATGGATTACACATACTCCTATCTTTCTCCCCTGGGCGGCATCACCCTGGCCAGTGATGGGAATATCCTGACAGGCCTGTGGTTTGACGGGCAGAAATACTTTGGCAGCACGCTCCCTGCCGTGCACAGGGAGCAGGCGCTGCCTGTTTTTGATGAAACCGTCCGATGGCTGGATATCTATTTCAGCGGGAAGATCCCGGATTTCACCCCGCCGCTGGCACTGCCGGCCTCACCGTTCCGTAAAATGGTATGGGAAATCCTGCTCACCATCCCCTACGGCCGGACAATGACCTACGGCGAGATCGCGGCTGAAGTTGCCAAACGATCCGGTACCTGCCGGATGTCCGCACAGGCGGTAGGCGGCGCGGTGGGCCGCAACCCCATCTCCCTGATCATTCCCTGCCACCGTGTCATAGGCGCGAGCGGCAAACTGACCGGATACGCCGGCGGTCTGGACAAAAAGATCCGCCTGCTCCAAATGGAACAGACGGTACTGCGCAGTTCAATCCCTTAA
- a CDS encoding class II fructose-bisphosphate aldolase, protein MLVNMNDVLLPAKKRKYAVGFFNAVNVEMARAIIETAEELHAPVMIGTAEILLPAMSLERVAEYLIPMAAKASVPVCVHYDHGLTFEKCMEAIKLGFTSVMYDCSTEEYKANVTKVAEMVRICHETGVTVEGELGHVGDNEGAGKLANPSDYFTDPEVAADFAVLTGIDSLAVAVGNAHGDYKFPPRLDFGRIEAIAGSTGLPLVLHGGSGLSDSDFRTAVQKGICKVNIFTDIDKAGKAGIEEGLKAGASSITSLIPYEIEAMKRVVRNKLELFGSVGRIN, encoded by the coding sequence ATGCTTGTCAACATGAATGATGTCCTGCTTCCCGCAAAAAAAAGGAAATATGCCGTCGGCTTTTTCAACGCGGTCAACGTGGAGATGGCCCGCGCCATTATCGAAACTGCAGAGGAACTGCACGCCCCGGTCATGATCGGTACAGCGGAGATCCTCCTGCCCGCCATGTCGCTGGAACGTGTCGCTGAATATCTGATCCCCATGGCTGCTAAAGCATCCGTTCCGGTCTGTGTCCACTATGACCACGGTCTGACTTTTGAAAAGTGCATGGAGGCAATAAAGCTGGGTTTTACTTCTGTCATGTATGACTGTTCCACGGAAGAGTATAAGGCCAACGTGACCAAAGTCGCTGAAATGGTTCGGATCTGTCATGAGACAGGAGTTACTGTGGAAGGCGAGCTCGGCCACGTCGGCGACAATGAAGGAGCCGGGAAGCTGGCCAATCCTTCGGATTATTTCACCGATCCGGAAGTCGCCGCTGATTTTGCCGTCCTCACCGGAATTGATTCCCTTGCCGTGGCAGTAGGCAACGCACATGGGGATTACAAATTCCCGCCCAGGCTGGATTTCGGGCGTATTGAAGCCATCGCCGGGAGCACCGGTCTGCCCCTTGTGCTTCACGGCGGCAGCGGCCTGTCCGACTCTGATTTCCGCACAGCTGTACAGAAGGGCATCTGCAAAGTGAATATCTTTACGGATATCGACAAAGCCGGAAAAGCCGGCATTGAAGAAGGCCTGAAAGCCGGAGCTTCCTCCATAACGTCTCTGATTCCCTATGAGATTGAAGCTATGAAGCGGGTTGTCAGGAACAAGCTGGAACTGTTCGGCTCCGTCGGACGTATCAACTGA
- a CDS encoding carbohydrate kinase family protein — protein sequence MKKIISAGHICLDITPVFPAGKQYDSLSSLLIPGRLVQMEAADVHTGGSVANTGLALKLLGCDVTLMGKVGDDSFGMMIQSILSRYGAGGLLVDPGSSTSYSVVLAVPGLDRVFLHSPGANDTFTGSDIPEEALEDAVLFHFGYPPLMKRTWEKDGAELISLFRRMKQKGIATSLDLAAVDPNSPAGKADWRKILAGVLPYVDFFVPSFGELCWMLDRERYDRLSAEGRDMTDSLDMEKEVLPLAEQLPEMGCRVVVIKCGTSGMLLRTAGKESISGIGSRLELDTEAWSGQTILQPCFKADIVRSGAGAGDTSIAAFLAAILNGRKPADCIALACAEGACCVTTYDTLSGLKPLDELEERIRRGW from the coding sequence ATGAAAAAGATCATTTCTGCAGGCCACATCTGTCTGGATATCACCCCCGTCTTCCCGGCCGGAAAGCAATATGACAGCCTGTCCTCCCTGTTGATTCCCGGAAGGCTGGTCCAGATGGAAGCAGCCGATGTGCATACCGGCGGAAGCGTAGCCAATACCGGTCTGGCGCTGAAACTGCTGGGTTGTGATGTCACCCTGATGGGCAAGGTCGGTGATGATTCCTTCGGTATGATGATCCAAAGCATTCTGTCCCGTTACGGAGCGGGCGGGCTGCTCGTGGATCCAGGCAGTTCCACCTCCTATTCCGTGGTACTGGCGGTCCCCGGCCTGGACCGGGTCTTCCTCCACAGTCCGGGAGCAAATGATACCTTCACCGGATCGGATATTCCGGAAGAGGCCCTGGAGGATGCCGTCCTGTTTCATTTCGGCTATCCCCCGCTGATGAAGCGTACCTGGGAAAAAGACGGAGCTGAACTCATTTCCCTGTTCCGCCGTATGAAGCAGAAAGGCATAGCCACAAGCCTGGACCTGGCTGCCGTGGATCCGAATTCTCCTGCTGGAAAAGCTGACTGGCGGAAAATTCTTGCCGGCGTGCTGCCCTATGTCGATTTCTTTGTTCCCAGCTTCGGGGAGCTTTGCTGGATGCTGGACAGGGAGCGGTATGACCGGCTGTCTGCGGAAGGCCGGGACATGACAGACAGTCTGGATATGGAAAAGGAAGTCCTTCCCCTGGCTGAACAGCTGCCGGAGATGGGCTGCAGGGTTGTCGTCATCAAATGCGGCACCAGTGGCATGCTGCTGCGCACGGCTGGTAAGGAAAGCATTTCCGGGATCGGTTCCCGGCTGGAACTGGACACAGAAGCCTGGAGCGGTCAGACCATACTCCAGCCCTGCTTCAAAGCGGATATTGTCCGCAGCGGGGCAGGCGCCGGGGATACCAGCATAGCCGCTTTCCTGGCGGCGATTCTGAACGGCCGGAAACCGGCGGACTGCATTGCCCTGGCATGTGCGGAAGGCGCCTGCTGCGTCACCACCTATGATACTCTCAGCGGCCTGAAGCCGCTGGATGAACTGGAAGAAAGAATCCGCAGGGGATGGTAA
- a CDS encoding D-lyxose/D-mannose family sugar isomerase gives MKRSEINACIREFEAVLREHRFQLPPFLHFAPADWQTKGSDYDEIRDNRLGWDLTDFGSGNFRSCGMYLITLRNGNPHMDKYSKPYAEKIMMLRGGQTCPCHFHWHKTEDIINRGGGNVVFRLWNAGSDELPDRQSPVTVYRDGRKYTVPAGSEIVIRPGESLTLYPGCYHEFTVRSWESYALIGEVSMCNDDEEDNRFEKPVGRFPAITEDEPPYRLLCNEYPPAR, from the coding sequence ATGAAACGTTCCGAGATTAACGCCTGTATCAGGGAATTCGAAGCTGTTCTGCGGGAGCATCGTTTCCAGCTGCCGCCCTTCCTTCATTTTGCCCCGGCTGACTGGCAGACAAAGGGCAGTGACTATGATGAAATCCGCGATAACCGGCTGGGCTGGGACCTGACAGACTTCGGCAGCGGAAACTTCCGCTCCTGCGGCATGTACCTGATCACCCTGCGAAACGGTAATCCGCATATGGACAAGTATTCAAAGCCCTATGCGGAAAAGATCATGATGCTGCGGGGCGGGCAGACCTGTCCCTGCCATTTCCACTGGCATAAAACAGAGGATATCATCAACCGAGGCGGCGGCAATGTGGTTTTCCGCCTGTGGAACGCGGGCTCTGACGAACTTCCGGACCGCCAGTCACCGGTGACCGTCTACCGGGACGGAAGGAAGTATACCGTCCCTGCCGGATCTGAGATTGTGATCAGGCCGGGCGAAAGCCTGACCCTGTATCCCGGCTGCTATCATGAATTTACCGTCAGGTCCTGGGAATCTTATGCTCTCATCGGCGAAGTTTCCATGTGCAACGATGATGAGGAAGATAACCGTTTTGAAAAACCGGTGGGACGTTTCCCTGCCATTACAGAGGACGAGCCGCCCTACAGGCTCCTGTGCAATGAGTATCCGCCTGCGCGCTGA
- a CDS encoding ABC transporter permease produces MKGIKKYLRDNLGIILALVAMILFLYVYPKTHSTFLTTNNIFNVLRQSATNLMLACGMTMVIILGGIDLSVGSIIAMSGVLGAAAVVWHGLPEIVGILIAILSGLLFGLLNGTIIAKTKIPPFIVTLASMNIAKGIAYVYSGGKPIRCMTDTWKFLGAGNVAGIPTPVITMFIVFVVAVLFLNRSRIGRHIYAVGGNDTAAKFSAINTAKVKLIVYSFSGLMAGLAGITIASRLYSGTCTSGDGAEMDAIAAVVVGGTSMSGGSGKLGGTLIGVLIIGILNNGLNLMGVNSDWQYIIKGAVILSAVYMDFLRNRKKAS; encoded by the coding sequence ATGAAAGGCATTAAGAAGTATCTGAGGGATAACCTGGGAATCATCCTGGCCCTGGTCGCCATGATCCTGTTCCTGTATGTATATCCGAAGACCCATTCAACGTTCCTGACCACCAATAATATCTTCAACGTCCTGCGGCAGAGCGCCACCAACCTGATGCTGGCCTGCGGCATGACAATGGTCATCATCCTGGGAGGCATTGACCTCTCCGTAGGTTCCATCATCGCAATGTCCGGCGTGCTGGGTGCGGCAGCGGTGGTATGGCATGGCCTGCCGGAAATAGTAGGCATCCTGATCGCAATCCTGTCCGGTCTGCTCTTCGGCCTGCTCAACGGCACGATCATCGCCAAAACGAAGATCCCGCCCTTTATTGTGACACTGGCCTCCATGAACATTGCCAAAGGCATCGCGTACGTCTACTCGGGCGGCAAGCCGATCCGCTGCATGACAGACACGTGGAAGTTCCTCGGTGCGGGCAACGTGGCCGGCATTCCGACGCCTGTGATCACCATGTTTATCGTGTTCGTCGTTGCGGTGCTGTTCCTGAACCGTTCCAGGATCGGCCGGCATATTTACGCGGTAGGCGGCAATGACACGGCAGCTAAATTCTCCGCCATCAACACGGCCAAGGTGAAGCTGATCGTTTACTCCTTCAGCGGCCTGATGGCCGGCCTGGCAGGCATCACGATCGCCTCCCGGCTTTACTCCGGCACCTGCACCTCCGGTGACGGTGCGGAAATGGACGCCATTGCGGCGGTCGTCGTCGGCGGCACATCCATGTCCGGAGGCTCCGGCAAACTGGGCGGCACCCTGATCGGCGTACTGATCATCGGTATCCTGAACAACGGCCTGAACCTGATGGGTGTCAACTCCGACTGGCAGTACATCATCAAAGGCGCCGTCATCCTTTCGGCTGTCTATATGGACTTCCTGCGCAACCGCAAGAAAGCCTCCTGA
- a CDS encoding sugar ABC transporter ATP-binding protein, producing the protein MSEYLLEMKGISKSFPGVKALQNVEFQLKAGEIHALLGENGAGKSTLIKVLGGIYIAEEGEILIDGKPVVIDGVHAARENGISIIHQELVLVPHMTVAENIFLGREPMGKLGVDYRKMASSAQEMLDKFDLGISATDEIFDLSIAQQQMVEIVKAISFNCRILVMDEPTSSISDREVAQLFEIMRNLASQGVGIIYISHKMSELNEVCDRVTVLRDGMYVGTCVVADTPRDELITMMVGRELNQYYTRDHVKDTPVFFRCEHIDDGKKHHKRVNDVSFEVREGEIVGFAGLVGAGRSETMQCIFGLTNTSTGTITLEGKRLNIHSAVDAMKYGIAMVPENRKLEGLYHIQSVSFNTTIEVLQEIIHHLRVNDKREHEITQEFIDKMQTKTPSHEQRVSNLSGGNQQKVMIGRWLATKPKVLILDEPTRGVDVGAKAEIYEIMNELTKQGVAIIMVSSELPEIINMADRVYVMYDGRITGCIDYENVSQEAIMQLATLETAGGAKA; encoded by the coding sequence GTGAGCGAATACCTGCTCGAAATGAAAGGGATCTCCAAATCCTTTCCGGGCGTCAAAGCGCTGCAGAATGTGGAATTTCAGCTGAAAGCCGGTGAAATTCATGCTCTCCTGGGTGAGAACGGCGCCGGAAAATCCACACTGATCAAGGTGCTGGGCGGCATCTACATTGCGGAGGAAGGCGAGATCCTCATTGACGGAAAGCCCGTAGTCATTGACGGTGTCCACGCGGCCCGGGAAAACGGTATCTCGATTATTCACCAGGAACTGGTCCTGGTTCCGCATATGACAGTCGCAGAGAATATCTTCCTTGGCCGGGAACCCATGGGCAAATTGGGCGTAGATTACAGGAAGATGGCATCCTCCGCGCAGGAAATGCTGGATAAATTCGACCTGGGGATCAGCGCTACAGATGAGATTTTTGATCTTTCCATTGCGCAGCAGCAGATGGTGGAAATTGTCAAAGCCATTTCCTTCAACTGTCGGATCCTGGTCATGGATGAACCCACCTCGTCCATTTCTGACCGTGAAGTAGCCCAGTTGTTTGAGATCATGCGCAATCTCGCGTCCCAGGGCGTAGGCATTATCTATATCAGCCATAAGATGAGTGAGCTGAATGAGGTTTGCGACCGGGTAACAGTACTGCGGGACGGCATGTATGTCGGTACATGCGTTGTTGCGGATACGCCCCGGGATGAGCTGATCACCATGATGGTGGGCCGCGAACTGAATCAGTACTATACCCGCGATCATGTAAAGGACACGCCGGTTTTCTTCAGGTGTGAGCATATTGATGACGGAAAGAAACACCATAAGCGGGTAAACGATGTTTCGTTCGAAGTGCGGGAAGGCGAAATCGTAGGCTTTGCCGGGCTGGTCGGCGCGGGACGCAGCGAGACAATGCAGTGTATTTTCGGGCTGACGAACACCTCCACCGGAACCATTACGCTGGAGGGAAAGCGGCTGAATATACACAGCGCCGTGGATGCCATGAAATACGGGATCGCTATGGTGCCGGAGAACCGGAAACTGGAGGGCCTTTACCATATTCAGTCCGTAAGCTTCAACACCACCATAGAGGTGTTGCAGGAGATCATTCATCATCTGCGGGTCAATGACAAGCGTGAGCATGAGATCACCCAGGAGTTCATTGATAAGATGCAGACAAAGACGCCCTCGCATGAACAGCGGGTTTCCAACCTGTCCGGCGGAAACCAGCAGAAGGTCATGATCGGACGCTGGCTGGCCACGAAGCCGAAAGTGCTGATCCTGGATGAACCGACCCGCGGTGTGGACGTAGGCGCCAAGGCAGAAATCTACGAAATTATGAACGAACTGACCAAGCAGGGCGTAGCCATTATCATGGTTTCTTCGGAACTGCCGGAGATCATTAATATGGCAGACCGCGTCTATGTCATGTATGACGGCCGGATTACCGGCTGCATTGATTATGAAAACGTCAGCCAGGAAGCGATCATGCAGCTCGCGACCCTGGAGACAGCAGGAGGGGCCAAAGCATGA
- a CDS encoding sugar ABC transporter substrate-binding protein, giving the protein MKKLVALILALALTLGCAAALADKIGYTCMDGTNPFFVALESAIREVVEANGDELISLDPQNSNEKQIAQIEDMISNGVVAMFVNPVDKDGIIAGLDKLKEANIPMFGFDTEVADMSYLVTYAGSDNYNAGKVCGEDLVAKLPEGGPIIVLDSPTMQSVVDRTNGFLDAIKDKGFEVVFQKDCMGNQEQGNLNGTDALTAHPEAVAIFGGNDPTALGAAAAAEAAQSKALIYGVDGSPDIKALIAEGKVTGTGAQSPISIGKTIAELYYKWKAGETVEERYPIATFMINSDNIAEYNNGGWQ; this is encoded by the coding sequence ATGAAGAAACTGGTTGCTCTGATTTTGGCGCTCGCCCTCACCCTGGGCTGTGCCGCGGCATTGGCTGACAAGATCGGCTATACCTGCATGGATGGTACCAATCCCTTCTTCGTTGCCCTGGAAAGCGCAATCCGCGAGGTTGTGGAAGCCAACGGCGACGAACTGATTTCCCTGGATCCCCAGAACAGCAATGAAAAGCAGATTGCCCAGATTGAAGACATGATCTCCAATGGTGTTGTGGCTATGTTTGTCAACCCCGTTGACAAGGACGGCATCATCGCCGGTCTGGATAAGCTGAAGGAAGCCAACATCCCCATGTTCGGTTTCGATACCGAAGTGGCCGATATGTCCTACCTGGTCACCTACGCCGGCTCCGATAACTACAACGCCGGTAAGGTCTGCGGTGAGGATCTGGTTGCCAAGCTGCCCGAAGGCGGCCCCATCATCGTGCTGGATTCTCCCACAATGCAGTCTGTTGTGGACCGTACCAACGGATTCCTCGATGCCATCAAGGACAAGGGCTTTGAAGTGGTCTTCCAGAAAGACTGCATGGGCAACCAGGAACAGGGCAACCTGAACGGCACCGACGCTCTGACCGCCCATCCGGAAGCCGTCGCTATCTTCGGCGGCAACGATCCCACCGCCCTGGGTGCTGCCGCTGCTGCGGAAGCCGCACAGTCCAAGGCTCTGATCTACGGCGTTGACGGTTCTCCCGACATCAAGGCCCTGATCGCGGAAGGCAAAGTGACCGGCACCGGCGCACAGTCCCCCATCTCCATCGGCAAGACCATCGCCGAACTGTACTACAAGTGGAAGGCCGGCGAGACCGTTGAGGAACGCTATCCGATCGCTACCTTCATGATCAACTCTGACAACATCGCTGAATACAACAACGGCGGCTGGCAGTAA